The DNA window AATGGGGGGTTACTATGGAAACAAAAGAGACACTGCAACCCCCTGGCTGCAGCACAGCGCCATTCACTAACATGATGCCTTTCACCGTGTGTACATACTCCCTCTGCCAGAGGAGTAAACACAAGTTTGGTGTCTCAGGAATGTGGCAAACTGCTCACATTTTGCTTAATTAAAGGACGTTTTGCAGCTCTGTCAGTTGGATTAAAGTGTTTGTCGCCACCGTGGGAAATTTGAAATAAACATCagcacacaaaaacaaccacctAATGAGGCAGTCGCACTCATAATTCAAgctagattttaaaaaaaaaaagtactttgcTTAAATGTCGCTGTAAATATAAATCTTTTCCCATCTTATGATTGCAGGTTTTTGACATTGGCCGATACCAGGAGTCACTGGCGGCCTACTTCGCCCTGGGCCAGCACCAGCACATTAACCAAATCCTGGAGATCTTGCTCGGGGAGACTCGAGCCTACGTGTTCTTTGAGAGGAGCTATGGCGACATGCACTCTTTTGTCCGCACCTGCAAGAAGTTGCGGGAGGACGAGGCTGCCAGACTCTTCTATCAGATAGCCTCGGCTGTGGCACATTGCCACGACAACGGACTGGTCCTCCGTGACCTCAAACTGAGGAAGTTTGTCTTCAAAAATGAAGACAGGTGAGTTCTGCAGAAACAGTCTGCTTTGCACTTTGTTTCATCCGAACACGTTGTGTGTGGTGTAACTGCGAAATGCAACCGTGTCAGTGTTATCTGTGCTCTGTCTCAGCTTACACAGAGGATAGTGTAAACTGAGACGATACAAGACTGGCGTGCCTCTCCCAGATGTTATGCAGAGTACAGGAAACATAAGCCCTTTGTGTCGCTCCAGGCTACTTTTGTGAGTTTAGTAGTGGATATGACTCACATGTACAGTATAGACGGCGTATGGATTCACACGGTCGTTGCAGTGCAGCTCTTCCGGTGGGGGCAGAGATGTTAGCAGGGCTAGCTTTTGGATGACGGATGATCAATTAAGGCGAGCTTTTGCCACTGCTGCACTTCTGTAGTGATCAGCAGGAGAAATCTGTGGAATCACACTTGCATGATACAAATCTGCTGACCCCTGGTGGCAGCATGTGGAAACTACATGTATGAAATCCAGGCATCTGTTGCCACAGCAACCTGAGAGTGCCTTTTTTTATTAATGAagacatatgtattttttaatttaagcagCTTTTAGCTCAGACTTTAAATGTGTCGCACTTTTTATGCGTCAGTGCTTGTGCTAAAGTGTCTTGGATAAACTTCTCTACAGCCAGCTCTGATCACCCATGACAGAAGCACAGGCTGCACCTCATTGCCCTCTATCTGAAAGTGTGACGTCATTGCTTGGCACTAACTGTGGAAAAGGGAAGTTGAGCCGCCTCACGTATTCAGTACGGGTCCAGTGACCTTGACTGTCACACCAGACTGCTCCTGAGCTTGAACGCCCATCGCCCCCTCCCCCCATTAAAAGATTGATGTTGAATTTTAAGAGTGATAGCGCAGGGCAGTATTGGGTCACATTTACTATATAGCCTGACAAGAATCCTCTTACACCTTTTCAGTCCTCCTGGCTAAGTCGACTGTGTTTTTGAGACACGGGGATCTGCTCTGGCTTGAACTCAAGTGTGTGACAAAAGGCTGCAGTGAGCGCACAGAGAGCGAAAAGGAACAAGACCAGACATAGAGTGATACCTGAGCAGGCTTCCTCAGCATGCACTAGCTTCCCTGACCTGAATTTGTCATACGGCTGTTAGCCTTTGACCAAACAGCAGCCTGTTTAAAGAGCAGTGGAATCCAACACAGCTACTTAAACAGGCCCTGTTGATGTGCTCCTCGTACTCCAAGCTCATGAGACATTTTAGGATCCAATGTAGCTTAAATAAAGACAACGGGCTACTGTTAAAAAATAGGCtaagtcttttttttgtatttgtaagcCCTCTTAACTGTAATTGCAGGTTTGCGCATGTCCTCCAAATGAGCTGTTATCCAGGCAGTAATATGCTGTATTTAAAAAAGCACATGGCTCTTTATCTCGCAGAGGAACAATGGGCGTTTGGCTCAGGGAAACAAAAGAATTTTCCTGATTTGGAAATGTGAAAACGGCGTATTAATGGAAGCAAATTACTATTACTGACAATGAACAAGTGAGTGGGCTGATGTGAAAGTGTGTGCACGTGTCACAGATGGCAAAAAATACATTCTTGAGTAAGCCAGCGCTTCTTGGATTCCTCTTTCCCAGTTGCTTCCAGTAGATGCTATCACACACCCTGGCCCTTTGTCTCGTGGACCTCACACGCAGATGGCAGCGTTTCTAGGGCCCCACAAGTGTCTCTTACCATGCACGTGGAAAATTTCCTTGCCCGAGCCTCTCAGGATTCTTTGGCGACAATGCTCCTGAACAGGCAGCCATTATTATCAGCACTCAAGGGCATCATAGCTGCTATTGTGGGGTTTAGAGACGAGTGCAAATAGATGCTATTTTGAGGGGGAAgatcaggagaaaaaaaaaaatccacattgTCGGGACCTCGATTCTCCCAGCCAAACAGTTCAATGCGTGCAACTTAAGACGATCAGTCACCCGTAATTGTGTTTCTTTTGAATCGTGGAGGTCTTCTGGAAAGCCTATTTGTACGTCAGTGCTTTTTGGCCGGGCTTTTATCTAAGTGAAAGGAAATGTCAAACTTAAGCCTTGAGCATTATGTGCTCTACTTCCTCTGATATCCAAAAGCGATGGATCTAAAACACTTAAGATGCCCATCAGAGCAAATTACCCCACTTGAATGTCTTTTGTGTTTCACTTTTTGTTAGTTGGCGTCCAAAGATTGGAGCCATGATAGTGATTATCTCTCAATAACAGATTATTCTGTGTGtccattgtttttgtaaagtggTATCATCATGTGGTTTCATGTCCTTGTGTGTCCTCAGAAGCCTCGTGAAGCTGGAGAGCCTTGAGGACACTTATATCCTGGACGGTCATGACGACTCCCTGTCAGACAAACATGGCTGCCCAGCTTATGTCAGTCCTGAGATCCTCAACGCCAATGGCAGCTATTCGGGGAAGGCAGCAGACGTCTGGAGTCTGGGCGTCATGCTGTACACCATCCTCGTGGGGCGCTACCCTTTCCACGACGTCGAGCCCGGCTCTCTGTTCAGCAAAATCCGCAGGGGCCACTTCAACATCCCTGAGACGCTCACACCCAAGGCCAAGTGCCTGATCCGCTCCATCCTCCGCCGGGAACCCGCCGAGCGCCTCACCTCTCGGGAGATCCTAGAGCACCCCTGGTTCGCCTCCTCCGGAGCACTAGGGGGCGCCGCGGTGCACGGCAGAGGGGAAAGAGAGCAGGAGCAGATGGTGCCTGAGGTGAACATGGAAGAGGAGCTGGAGCAGTTCTTCAGCTGAGCAAAAACACCAAGCACAAAACGGACGACTCCGCCACGGTCGGCTCGCCACGCTCACAGCAGAGCCAAAAACAGTAGTTTAGAGATTAATAGGTGAACATTTGTCACTCATAATAAAGGTGTTTCCATCTTGTTTCCTTTTCCACCATTTCATGGAAAACCTTGAGCCTGGCATGACAAATGGCATCTATACATCACCTGGCGCCGCACGTCCTCCCGCTCGGGGACGCTGCCGCCAGACATGCAAGTTGCAAACAATGTAGCAAAATGTTCTTTTTGGATCTGTTTGGTTTAATGTGGTGCTCATAAAAGTAGACACATTCACCATTTTTTGACACTATGGAAAGCATGAAGGGACATCAGAAACCAAGGAGAACAATTCAAAATGAACTGACAACGTGCAACACCACACCTTTTCTTACAGATTTTGTTTCTCTTGTCATAGCTTTAGGTGGTACCAATTTAAAACCACAGACCCAGAGTCAGGGATCACAGATTACCCCTGACCTGGGATCCATTGGTTAATAAATGGAGCAGCTTAGGCTTTTTGTCATCATCAAACATGGTTGACGTcgtctttttttcatggttaagttttgttttgtcatctCATTCGTCTCAGTTTGACCATCATCGATAGTTCTGACATCGTCACTAAACTCCTCGACGGCCTTGTTTATAgtcatttgtatgtttctgtccaCTTCATTCACCACCACACTTTTATCTTTCATTACTTTTCAGTCATTATTTGTGTTTAAGCTATTCCACTCTGTTGTTACTGCTGCTTTAATATCACTCCCTAAACCTCAATCTTAAACCGATTTGTCTTGGTAAGCCTCCAAACATGGCGTCATGCACTTGATGTGTTGGGTGAATGGACGATTCCACCTCTTAAAAATTAGCTTCCTCTTATTTAAAATTCATTCTTCAGTTGTAGGAACGAGACCGTAACGTTTATTTAAATTGTAacagctatatatatatataaatatattatatatatatatataaataaatataaatatatatatttaaaactaCATTGCAGGGTTTTTCTTTATTCAGAGATTCCTTTTTCATGTATGATGTAGGCAATATCTTGACACAGGACAGACGCAAAGAGGAAAACGTCTGTCCGAAGTTTTGGAATACACAATATCTTCTGTGCCAGTATTCCGGTGCCCCCGACAGCCCACGCCACCCGGTCTCCCTCgtttctttttaaaacttgATACGAGATATTCAGTGATAGTATTGCTACGACATGTTCACTCCAGGACCCCATGTTAGTTTTCTACTGCCTGCGTAGGTTCTGTGAAACGGTCATGCTCGGAATGGGTACCAGTGGACATGTTTTGTCGTATCTCAATGTTacttgaatttgtgtttttatctagTCATTGGCATGTGCCCCATGAATGCTATAGCCTGCCTAGCAGGGGGGAGGGTGGGGGACGGGAGGGGTGGGGTGGGATTGGGTGGGAGGAGGGTGCttgttttttaagaaaagttaaaaaacatgaaaattctCAATTTGCTACTTTTCTGAGTtgcttttcaataaaaaactttgcttttattgttttttgtagaCTGAGCTACCTTTTATTTAAGTTGGTGCTGATTTGGTGCTAATGTTTAGTCCTTTTGTTTCATGGAGGGGGGTGGTGCATGGTGGGATATCTGCCTCAGATGTTCTGATTGTATCGTAACAGATTCTGGTGTTTTGTCCAAATTTATTCAGTAAATAAATTGTGAACTGCTATTTGACTTTGTTGTTCTTTTCCACACAGTCAATCAGCACATAGAGTTAAAGCTAccagaccagtggttcccaactggtgggtcatagtccaaaagtgggtcacgggtccaGTCTGAATTAACCACAACTGACTAGCACTCATGtcgagtttgtaaaaaacacactttatttgtaAGTGCGGTGAGTTTCCGGCATAGAGCTCTTATTTGgtagtgccgtttcctgctgtagagtgagcaaACTAGcttcaacgacatggccaaatgcatgTATGACgatgaatatattaaactgtgtggaccttgaactaatgactcaGAAGAAATCTGCACCCTGTGGCTGCACCggttgggaaacactggactAGACGATGTTTAAACCCTCTATTATAGATAGATCCTTCAATACCTGGACCAAGAATGGATCAATCACTTCAAAACACGATGATAATTCTGTATCATTGAAGCAGCTGGGATTAAAATTTAAAGATACATTATTAAGGATATTccttaaaaacaatgtatagactgaTACAAAAGCACTCCCTCTCAGTCAACACCCAGTGACCCACTAGAAGAGTATGGAggtgtatttttctttcttaatatGGCTCTGCGCCGACAACTGCCATTAATGGGGACatgatgtttttgggttgtcagtTTGTCCACCATCACACTCTCATGAACATAATATCTCAAGAGAGCCTTGAgagaatgtcttcaaatttggcacaaacatccacttggatgTAACAATGATCTGATAGATTTCAATGGTCAAAGGCCATTCTGATCTCATTTCAAATACGTGCAACGTCGCAGTTTTGTATCCTCACACTCAGCTCACTTTTCATCATTACTGCTTAGCTCTCTTCTTTAAATCTGTCCTGGAGCTCAGTTCCTACCCCAAAGAGATTATTGGCAAAATCTACACTCTACTCAACTCATAATTTAGAACTCCTGACAAGttaaagaagacaaagaagaagaattagATACAGAACTTTCTGGGGAATATGGCAACCCGCATTAGATAAGACACACTCATCTTGAATTTGTTGGATAGATCCTAACTGTAATCACTGTGGAACAACACCAGCCGCTGTATCCATAGAGCCTCTTGCCATAACATTAATATTTGGCACGGTACAGCGGAATCTCCATCTCAGCCAATTCGGCATAAACATGATAGCTTTCGTTACGCCCCTGGCTAGGAGATTTATTCTCCTCAAATGGAAAGACAACTTTACTCCAACTTTCAATTCAGATAAGAGATTAAAGATGCATTAAAATCGTTAAGCTACAAAAGGCTGTGCTTGGATGCCTCAGAAATTTCACATGTAGAGCAATAACCTCCccaacacctttttttttttttttttttttaaattattagaTTTTTGGTACCCCCGTTCTTTTTTGCTCTCTTGGTTTTATCATGGATGGATAACTGATtgggcctaccaggcacagaCCCAGGGACATGACATGCAACACAGCTGCAAATAGACACACAgagaccacaaggagacacaaaatgaccacaacaaggcacaaaaagactacaaagacctgcaaaacagctgcaaatagacacagatgcaaagcaacgacaagagactcaaaatgaccacaaagagacacaaaacaatcacaaagagacacaaaataaccacaaagagatacagaatgaccacaaagagatacagaatgagtacaaagagacacaacattagtacagagatacaaaattagtacaaagagacacataaagaccacaaagagacacataatgaccacagagagacacaaaatgactgcaaagagatgcaagacagctgcaaatagacacaaaacaaccacagagagatgcaaagcagtgacaagagactcaaaatgactacaaggagacacacagcgaccacaaggagacacaaaacaaccacaaagagacacaaagccactacaaagagatgcaaaatgacaacaaaaagaggaaaaaccaGACACAAAACAGCGACAATGAgacccaaaatgaccacagacacaaaaccacagagagatgcttactgaccacaaaaagatgcaaacaacaactaaaagaggctaaaccatcagtctgtgtgtcttgctcttatgtgggggccttttgcatatctgtgcccagaggccgactgtctcataatccgcctaTGTGCTTGATGTGTCATATTGTACATTTGTAATGGTACATTAGGTAAGGGTTACTTGTGAGATAGGATTTTGTTAAAAGGTATCAAACTGTACTTCAAACTGTATTTTGTAAAGTCTaaaaatcaaattcaaatgtaCTTACTTGGACACTGTCATCTGAACAAAGGCACGATATGCTCATTTGGTCAATGCTAcattataaaaacacattttcaatacACTCTGTTACATTCCTCATATGTTAGTTATTTTCTGGAATGTGAAGTGCATATCTAAAGTCATACACAGTCTCTGACATCTCAACGGGATAATCTGTAAAATATATTCTGATGTCTTGTCAGACTCCTTTTCTTTGATATTTGATTACAAGACGAGAGACGCCTTTTCATTCCCCATCTAAGTGATTCCAACTTGGGGATGTGGAAATTTCGCCCTCCATTTCATACAtccatatattaaaaaataattatttttcacttccaGTACACTCCCAGCCAGTCTGCGCTTCCAAAAGCACTTCCCAGTTCATCATGAGATTGCAATCACTGACAGAACTTGAATGGATTCCAAATGAGCGAGGAGAAAAGGGCTTTTGCTCTGTCTGAACCGCTCTGTCAGCCCCACTTCATCTAAGTGATTGCACACACGAGGCACTACGAGGAAAAAGCTCTTTAGCCCAATAATTTTCCTCGTGGCACTCTCATGAGAGACCTTTAGCTGCAGTCTTTCATTCTTCTGTTCAGTATGAAAACACTGTAGCTCTGCGAGGCGAGCTGACCCTGCCCGACTCCGCTGACCTCATCCTGTCTTTGAGTCCCTCTGAGGAAGAAAATCACTTCAGATCCCATTTGTTCACACAGTAATAACACGTGAGTATGTGGACCAACATCTGTGCACATGTGTCTGTGAGATCTTCCACCTGTCATGTCGATGCAGAGTAATCCTGATTAAG is part of the Epinephelus fuscoguttatus linkage group LG11, E.fuscoguttatus.final_Chr_v1 genome and encodes:
- the trib2 gene encoding tribbles homolog 2 translates to MNIQRSNPINISRYGRSRHKSHDFEELSCLRTTESHQSFSPNLGSPSPPETPDSSHCISRIGDYLLLEPLEGDHVFRAAHLHSGEELVCKVFDIGRYQESLAAYFALGQHQHINQILEILLGETRAYVFFERSYGDMHSFVRTCKKLREDEAARLFYQIASAVAHCHDNGLVLRDLKLRKFVFKNEDRSLVKLESLEDTYILDGHDDSLSDKHGCPAYVSPEILNANGSYSGKAADVWSLGVMLYTILVGRYPFHDVEPGSLFSKIRRGHFNIPETLTPKAKCLIRSILRREPAERLTSREILEHPWFASSGALGGAAVHGRGEREQEQMVPEVNMEEELEQFFS